ACTGCGTCAACCATTCTTGAAGAAGCATATTTACTAGATCCGGATAACCCGTGGGTTCAATTAAATTTAGGGTTTATCTGGCAGAAATCTGGTCAACTTGATAAGGCTCGAAAAGCGTATTTGAATGTTCAGAATTATGCTGATTCTGATACGTTATTTTCCGGGAAACAGCTTGGCCCGGTACAAAGTCTATCGTTGAGAGACATTGCTCTGCATAACATAAAGTCTCTTGAGGCTCTCATAGACGAAAATCAAGATGCTGTTATGGTTAATGCTCCTCATCATCCAGAAATTGATACTTTAGTGCCCAGTGAGTCGGAATTGCGCGATGCGCTCACCAATTGGAAACAAGCTTGGGAAGCCGCCAATATGCATGACTATTTTTCAATGTACATTTCTAGCTTTTCGGGGAAATTTAAAAGTCACTTTGCTTGGCGAGCAAACCGATTGTCTATTGTGCCTAACTCTAAAAACATAAGAATTAGTATTGGCGGCGAAATAATTGAATTTATTAATAGTGATTTGGCATCTATAACTTTCTTCCAGTCATATGATTCGCTTGGCTATACAGATAGGGGTTGTAAAATGATTGTATTTTCACGGAGCACCGGCAAGTGGTTGATCGTGAGTGAGACATTTAAACTAGGTGCAGTCGATCCGTCAGAATGTAAGTCGCGGTTCTAGTTAGATTCTAATTACGAATTAAAGGATTAATGCAATACACACTGCTGTGTATCCATTCTCTTGAATCAATGTTACTTTATTGCTCTAGTACCAATGTTGGATTCGTGCAAATTTCTGCGTGAATTGTACTGCACTCCATTTTTTGCACATGAACTGAAAGTCAATGGTGACGTTTAGTCGCTATTTACCTTGTGCTTGCGTTGGCTGCCATGTTGTGGATGCATATTCCGGATTCGGGGGAGACGGTTCGGGGCCGTGCGATCGAAATGCGTCCATGTTATCGGTCTTCGTTGACTGTTTTGTATTAATGAATGCATGCCTCGATGTACGGCACATTTCAATATGCGTGGTCGGCCGGGTTACGGCTTTGGGCCTTGACTGTCTTTGTATTGGCGATAATTGTCAAGTCGAAACTCATGTTGTTCGTAGAAAAGGAATGTGAATATTGCGAGTGCAAAAGCGAAGTACCGCCAAGGCTGGATTTTTAAATCACGAAGTCCATGTCATGAAATTTAAACATGGTGCTGTAATTTGCTCTCGGCGCACCCTTGAAAAGCGACTTCAAAGGGTTCGATACCGAACGCTTGTCGGTTTGTTGTACAAATCTTCCAATGACTGAGTTCATGTCTGTCTTTACATTGCAATGCCAAAAATTGTAATAGCGCAGCACAGCTCCAGCGTTACCTCCGTTAGGCCATTATTTCTTGAAACTGCGTTGCAGCCCCCTCCGTTTCAAGAGCTAGACGCATCGCCAGATTCGCGCCTGTGATCCGGGGTGAGATTCGCATACGGTGGGCGGCATTTCCGGTGCTTGGATGCACGCCAAAGCAACCGGTCAATTCGCGATCCGGAGCAAGATTCACGACAAGCATTTTCTGGTGGATGTCCGGGTCTTGTTCAGTAAAGAGCGCGCCTAAATCAACATAGATCGACATACCGCCGCTGGGCTCTCCGTCGTGAATAAGCCCAGTTACTCGATTGTCAACCTCAATATGTCCGGTACGAGCTGACCTGCTCCCAAGAGTCAGTGCCTACTTCCAAAAAAATTTTTTATGAACTTCAGGTATCGTCCGTAAGCGCTCGTTGTTGATTTTCACTACTCACCTTCCTTCGCGGCTCGCTTGACATAGGCGTTCCGCTGAGGCTTGCCTAGCTGAAACACTTAATCCGTATACCCCATTCCTTGGCCCAAATGACGGATCTTAAGGTTGTACTGCAGGCTATGGATCCTTGCAAAGCGCTGAGAGTTGTATGGCGTGAAATTTAAAATTGGCTGACCGAACTTTTTCTCGTTGGTTATCCACTTACAACGGTGTTGGATAGCTCGCCATGAGTGTTTGTTTCAGGATTGCTGGTCCAGCATTGCAGAGGTTCAGGAACTCGCCACTCAGTGGATGTGGTCCTACATCACGGCCGCCTGGATATGGCCCTGGGCGGTTTCACCCAAAAGCAGCATTGGCCATGGCTGCATAACCGTTCTACTTCTTAGGTCAGTGCAAATGGGGGGGGGTACCATTTGGTCAACCTTTTTCAAGGGCTGCTGCGGGCTGTAGTTATTTCTTCCTTTTAAAGGAGTTCTCTTCGATGAGCTTACTGAGTCATGGCTTTGTGCCTTACGTATCAATACTGTCGCTGGTGTTAGTGGCGGGTTGCGGTGGCGGTACTGCCGCTAGCAATCCCATAGGTACGCCCAGCGGCAGCAACAATCTTGGGGGTGTGGCTGCAACCGGTGCTCCCTTGAGTCGAGCTGGGGTGGTTGTTAAATCATTGGACGGTAAGATCATTGTTTCAACTACGACCAATGATGCAGCGTTTTTTCAGGTTGCACTTGATCCAGCAAGAGCGCCTTACATCGCGGAGGTGACAGATTCTTCGGTCTCCCCTTCCATGAAGTACGAGGCCCTTGTTCTCAAGGACGATATCTCTGCCTCGGGTGCTAACGTCAACATCACGCCTATTTCTACGATCGTGACCCGCGTGGCTATCAACGAAGGCCTCGCCGGGAAAGCTGACAGCGAAATCAAGGCGATTCGAGCCAATGCGGTTGCTCAGGTGAAAAAAGCCATTCAGCCGCTGCTTGATGCTATGAACGTGACGGATACCGCGGAGCAACTCCTCACCCGTCAATTCGTCCCAACACAGGACCCCTTGGACAAGGTTCTGGACACATTCACCGTCTCTTGTACTTCGGCCTCCTGCACGATCAGCCCCGTCAGTGATACAGCCAAGAAGTCGCTCGCTGACTCGACTCTCGCATTTGACGTCTCCAGCGTATCTGCCGCCAGTACCAGTGCAACAAAGGTCGCCAGCAAGCTCGATACGGTCAAAGGAGCCATGGCCGCCTCTGCCCCGGTTGTCGTGGTGTTCAGTCCGGCTGGCAAGTGGGGAAGCCCTGCGGACAGCTGGGCGGGTTACAACGGCAAGTTCGCAATTTACAACTTCAGTGATTCCGCTATCGATGGTGGTTCAAAGCTTTATCTGGGAAGCACCAAGCTCAATGCGACGGGTTTCTGGAATGTGTCCGCCGCCGTAGATGATAAGGGAAGCTTTTTGTTTGAGCTGCCGAGTTGGGCGAATTTGGCACCTCTTTCTGCTCAGAGCAAGCCGTCACCCTTCGTCTTTGGCTTTACCGGCAAGGGCGCGCCAGAGTCCGTGACAGACTTGCGTGACTGCAACATCAATGGGCAGAAGTGCTTGGTGTTGATTGATGACGGCAAGCAGGCAAGTCTTGACAGTTCCGATGCGTCGGTCAAGGTTCGTTCATGGGCCCAGTTCCTGGTCACCCTTCCCCAGCAGGTGCAAGAAAAGAAACCTGAGGCCGCTGTGCCTCCGCCGGCGACCGACCCGACCCCCAAGGACAGTCCGATTTCAACAGAAACGCCCACATCGGCCAAAGCAGCAGTGGTTGCCAGTGTCATGTCGAGCTGGGTCGGTGGATTCAATGGTTCCTTCCAGCTCAAGAACACCAGTTCAGACAGCTGGACCAGCTGGAGCCTCAAACTTACTATGCCCGCTGGGGTCACCCGAGTGACCTCCTGGGGAAACTACAAACTGACAACGGAGAGCTCTGTCGTCACGTTTGGCAACGAATCCTGGAATGGCAAACTCTCGGCGGGAGCACCAATCACGCTCGGTTTCGGCGGCGAGGGTGCTCTCAGCACAGTCCCCAGCGCTTGCGAAATTTCCTACAACGGTGGTGCCTACTCGTCATGCACTATAGCGCTCGCAGGCAGCACGGTACCACCCACGCCAGTGGTACCACCCACGCCAGTGGTACCACCCACGCCAGTGGTACCACCCACGCCAGTGGTACCACCCACGCCAGTGGTACCACCCACGCCAGTGGTACCACCCACGCCAGTGGTACCACCCACCGGGACGGAAGAGCCCCAATCCATTGCAACTTCGAAAAGCGCCGTTACAAACAAGCGTGTCTACGTCGGTTATTACCCGAGCTGGAGCGATAACTGGTTTAGCAGCGCTAGCTGGGATGGATCTGCATTAACCAACGACGCTATCCTGAAAGCCAGCAAGCTGGCGCGGGTTCCTGCGACCTATACCCACGTGGTTGCGTCATTTGCCCAGCCGAATTTCAGCTACACGACCGCAGGGAATTACACTGCCAACAAGTGGGATGGTACGGGCTTGAACTTCAATGCCGGCCCGAAAGACATTAAACGCGCGGTGGACGTGTTGCATGCGCGAGGCATCAAAGTCCTTTTGGCTGTAGGAGGTGCAACCTATAATGACTGGGCCGGTTTGGCTGCGGAGGGTGGCAATGTTGGCCCTATCACCACTGCGCTAAAACAGATCATGATCGATGTCGGGTTCGACGGTTTGGACGTGGACTATGAAGTCGAAGGAGCAAATCCTGCGCGCGTCGCGGAGTACACGGGCGCGGTCAATGCCATGCGTAGGGCGGTGGACCTTGCTGGTGGCGGACGAATTTTGGCCCTAGCGGGTTGGTCAACCGGCGCTGACTGCACCATCGCCACGGGCACTACGGCTACGGCCTGCGGGGGGAAGACTTCGTATTGGAGCGGTTCGGCAGGGCGTGAGCGTTTGGTGTTCTCTCAGGACGGCATGGCTGCAAAAATCGATATGATAAATGTCATGTCGTATGACGCGCGGTACGAAAATTACGACGGGGTCAAGGCTTGGGAGCTCTATCGCGATCTGTTCCCCAGCAAGACCATCGTGAGCATCGGTCTGGAGACGGCACCCGAGGGTTGGGCGGGAGGTATGCTGGTTACCCGCAATGTGGACACTCTGTGCGAAGGCTCCACAATATTGAAGGATCAGTTCTCCAACGTGGTTAACCTGCCGTATTCCGTTGAGCGTTACGCCAAAGCGGTCATGACCACGAGAACTAACTCCAACCCGCGTGATGGGGCCATGTTGTGGCAGATATTGAAAACTGCAACCGCAGCGTGCGGAACTGGCACCGTTGCAAGCCCCGCATCGATCGCCAACATGATCGGTGATGTATACGGCCTTCAAAAAGACGACCGCGCTGCTTGGAAGTAACAGAGTCGCTGATTGCACCCCTCGCTGGCGCCGGTATGCGCCAGCGAGCCGGTAAGACGGTGAAAGATTCATCGCACAGTGTGTCAAGGCCCACGGCCATAACTAATTTGCAGGGCTCTAGCACTGCGTGTGTCACTGGTGCCTCTACGGAGGCGGAGGAGGAGGCACAAATGGCGCAGGCATGGAAAGCAAAGCGAATTGAATATCGAGACACCGGCCTGCTGCCGATCCAAGCCGCAGTTAAGGCGAACCGAAAGGAGGAGGGGCTTCGCCTCTTGAAAGCAAAAGTTGCACCTCCGTATGAAGAAGTGCTCCCCCCTCATGAACAAGTTGGTACAAATTCAACTGGATGAAGCTGAAAAACTATACAAAGCCGCTGTGGTCACAGATGAATACAGTAAGACTGTGTCGGTTCTTGCGATGGTTGAGCAGATGGCGGCAGCGGCCAGCAGTTTGCGAAGCCAAGCGCGTGAACAAGTTGAGATTGTTTCAACCTTCAAATTCGATTCAGATAACGAGAACGCTGCACATGGAATGCTAAAGCTAACTCAGCACCCCCAGTAGGGTGGCTGAATATAAGTACGTTGACTGCGGGAAGACGGGTAATACACATACTGACTAGGTCGCGATCCCAAGAGATCTTACCAACATGGTTTTGATGGGGGTGTGGGGTATTTATATTACCAATTAAGTACTTGGTTGCCTTAAAGAAATGAACTAACGCTTTTGTTTGTTTTTTTAAAGATATTTCATTAAATTACATGCAGCAAAAGTGATCTGTGAATCAACAGTGTCTCCTGACAGGCTGTTTTACACTAATCTCCAAAACTTATGTTATGACCGAAAAACGCGATGTATTAACGACTCAACAGGCAGCAATTATTTTAGGTTTGTCAACCACCTCTGTTCAGAAGATGGCCACTAAAGGTGAGTTGGCTGGATGGATTACCCCTGGTGGTCACCGCAGGATCTTTCGTAGCAGTGTGGAACAACTGCTTGACTCACGCAAAAAAGGTTTAGCAGGCGTTACCGGCAGACTAACTCTACGCATCCTCTTGCTTGAAGACGATCATGTGCAAATAGCATCGTTTAAAGCCATTTTGAGGCGTATGGGTCATTGTGTTGAGCTTGCCATTGTGAATCCTGCAACACAAGCGATCGATTTGATCCGTGCTTTTCAGCCTGACCTGTTAGTCATGAATATTGACTCAGAACTGGTTGATGGGTTTAGGTTAGCGCAGGTAATTGAAGATGAATTTGGAATGAAAGGCCCCGATGTAATTGGTCTGACGTCCCTTTCCCTCGAACAGTTTAAGAAACTTAGCCACATACCTATGCGAGTCGTACGTTTTGAAAAGCAATTAAATGCCGAACGACTATGTGGCTACTTGGATGCACTCACTGTTAAATTGCTGGGGGCGGATAAGCGTCCGGTAACAAGTTAATGTCATCCAGCTGACTTGCTGACCTATGCCAAAGGGTTTCTGAAGGGTGTTTGCAGTAGCTCGTCACCCCTCGTGGGCAGATCCGGGTTAAGTTGGCAGTACACCTGTCC
This DNA window, taken from Rhodoferax potami, encodes the following:
- a CDS encoding tetratricopeptide repeat protein — translated: MFKLIFTAIISFLAYGCQSVDVSASPVLDSSALESPQDQRDKHKLDVNRSLATAFELMRVGEYDTASTILEEAYLLDPDNPWVQLNLGFIWQKSGQLDKARKAYLNVQNYADSDTLFSGKQLGPVQSLSLRDIALHNIKSLEALIDENQDAVMVNAPHHPEIDTLVPSESELRDALTNWKQAWEAANMHDYFSMYISSFSGKFKSHFAWRANRLSIVPNSKNIRISIGGEIIEFINSDLASITFFQSYDSLGYTDRGCKMIVFSRSTGKWLIVSETFKLGAVDPSECKSRF
- a CDS encoding cellulose binding domain-containing protein produces the protein MSLLSHGFVPYVSILSLVLVAGCGGGTAASNPIGTPSGSNNLGGVAATGAPLSRAGVVVKSLDGKIIVSTTTNDAAFFQVALDPARAPYIAEVTDSSVSPSMKYEALVLKDDISASGANVNITPISTIVTRVAINEGLAGKADSEIKAIRANAVAQVKKAIQPLLDAMNVTDTAEQLLTRQFVPTQDPLDKVLDTFTVSCTSASCTISPVSDTAKKSLADSTLAFDVSSVSAASTSATKVASKLDTVKGAMAASAPVVVVFSPAGKWGSPADSWAGYNGKFAIYNFSDSAIDGGSKLYLGSTKLNATGFWNVSAAVDDKGSFLFELPSWANLAPLSAQSKPSPFVFGFTGKGAPESVTDLRDCNINGQKCLVLIDDGKQASLDSSDASVKVRSWAQFLVTLPQQVQEKKPEAAVPPPATDPTPKDSPISTETPTSAKAAVVASVMSSWVGGFNGSFQLKNTSSDSWTSWSLKLTMPAGVTRVTSWGNYKLTTESSVVTFGNESWNGKLSAGAPITLGFGGEGALSTVPSACEISYNGGAYSSCTIALAGSTVPPTPVVPPTPVVPPTPVVPPTPVVPPTPVVPPTPVVPPTPVVPPTGTEEPQSIATSKSAVTNKRVYVGYYPSWSDNWFSSASWDGSALTNDAILKASKLARVPATYTHVVASFAQPNFSYTTAGNYTANKWDGTGLNFNAGPKDIKRAVDVLHARGIKVLLAVGGATYNDWAGLAAEGGNVGPITTALKQIMIDVGFDGLDVDYEVEGANPARVAEYTGAVNAMRRAVDLAGGGRILALAGWSTGADCTIATGTTATACGGKTSYWSGSAGRERLVFSQDGMAAKIDMINVMSYDARYENYDGVKAWELYRDLFPSKTIVSIGLETAPEGWAGGMLVTRNVDTLCEGSTILKDQFSNVVNLPYSVERYAKAVMTTRTNSNPRDGAMLWQILKTATAACGTGTVASPASIANMIGDVYGLQKDDRAAWK
- a CDS encoding helix-turn-helix domain-containing protein, which encodes MTEKRDVLTTQQAAIILGLSTTSVQKMATKGELAGWITPGGHRRIFRSSVEQLLDSRKKGLAGVTGRLTLRILLLEDDHVQIASFKAILRRMGHCVELAIVNPATQAIDLIRAFQPDLLVMNIDSELVDGFRLAQVIEDEFGMKGPDVIGLTSLSLEQFKKLSHIPMRVVRFEKQLNAERLCGYLDALTVKLLGADKRPVTS